From the genome of Branchiostoma floridae strain S238N-H82 chromosome 8, Bfl_VNyyK, whole genome shotgun sequence:
gCAAAAAAAGTGTACATGCACTTTAAGATGGTATAAAATTGTCAACATTTGACTATACAAAACAATCTTGACACTGTTATTGAACAATATGTGTCACACATTGTATCATTCTATCAGTAGTTTGGCACATAGATAtcaggtgattttttttctgcaagttCAAGTGATGAAAGAAGTTTGAAGTGCATAGAATGTACTTTGCGTGTATGGTATATCTTTTTTATTAACAAAATATGGCCTGCAGTCCCCAGCTATGTAACTAGGGGGCAATTTTGCTGCTTGCAGTGCTTGTGATCACAAGATTTACCAATCGTAGTACATGTACGTAGCTCTGCTTTTGGCCACCCCAGTTAAGTATAAAGTGTCTCACATATGCACATGTAGTACTGAAACAGGGTAACTGCAAATGTATAACATATACACTAGAGTTGTATATCTTACCTACTGTATCTAATGATGATTACAAAATCTATTCTGTTCTGTTTTGGggtgattttattttttcagATCCAGCCACTGTTCATGATACTAATTTCCCTCCTCatgcaaaattaagtccccaCATACAATTTTAAAGTACATGGATTTACAGGAAGACCTTTACATTTAAGGGAAACAACTTTGAGAGGTGAGATGAACACAAATTCGCACTTAATCTAGGATGAAATAACTTGCACAATCAGTTTTATATGTCACTGCCTCTTTGAGGGTCTCATACTTCATAGTATGTTATATACTGGCAGTGACAAAGACACCACTAACTTTCAGTCTTAAGTACCTGCAGTTTGGCGCCGAATTGATTTTGTTATGGGTTTAGACAACAGGGAGGAGGTTGGACAGAAAATGCTGGCATGGCTGACACTTACAGCTGCTAGATGAAATGTCTTGGAAGTATGATTCTCATTTGGACAGAATGATATGCATGGATAACATGTATGGCTATGCTGTGGATTGTACATTTATGGTTGTATGTGAGAAGATATATATGCAGAGATAAAGTTACACCATGGTAAGGATGTGacagtttttgtatttttaccTAAATAATCTGGACTGTTACAAATAAAAGTATGAAAGATTGTCTGTGTCATGATCTGCTTTTTTATTTCTGTAGCATTCTGATTGGACCTTGTATGGTACATCATAAATTTTTCTGACCGGTACACCTAGTTGGAAAGATTCAGAAAGAACTTTCCTCCTACTAGTATCTGCCAGGAGACATTTATCAATTGACTGTTAGAAACAAGTTTATGTAAATCATGCTTgtttaaaatctacaaaaaaaaagaataatccAGATAAAAAGATGCAGCTTTAGGGAATGTGTTTAATATTTCTTTTTGACATAATTGAAACACAATAAAATCTTGCAAATGTTCATGTCTtgcacaatacaaaatgtaactttcTCAAGCAACTAGTATACGATTTTGTTACAGGTTGCATCAACTATCTTTTTGTCCTTGAAAGATAGATATTACCTGAAATATCTCTGTTCACAAAATCTATCCAGATGCTTGAATAACATTAGTATTGTGTACATTACAACATGTACCTttatgtctaacctacatcagcGTAATAATATGTTCATGATTGTCATTATTCTCAATTTTGGAGGAATTTTCCTGAATTTGACTCTTACTTCTAAAAGAGAGCAAACTTAAATCAAGCAATTCTCATAACGAGGCAGTCCTCGTGAATGATTCCCTGCGTGTCCATCCCGCCATACACCAGCAGCATCGTcaccttcccatcatgcactggACCAATCCCAGCATGCTCCTCTGACCCTGAGGCTGCTGCACGACCTTGAGCTGCTGCTGTGACCTTGGGAGCAGCTTCCTCCGGCAGAAACTGCTCCGTAACGTCCAATATTGTCGGCTTACTGCTCGCCTCTTCCGCGCTAGGAACTAGTTCTTCAGAATCTGCATTTTCTGACTGACTGGAATTTGCTGAAGGAGGAACACTGGGTTCTGTTGCCACAGTTTCTGTTGCCACAgtttctgttgccatggtttctGATGCCATAGTTTCTGTCTGTTTTGCATCACCTGCCTCGTTTTCTGGACCAGTGTTCTGTTCTTCACTATCCTGTCCACTGGCACAATGTGTCAGTGATGCGGTGCCCTCTCCAGAGTTTTTTGGAGCCCCCGATCCCGATGAACCGGTCCCACCCACAGACAGGTGTATGATACATGCCCCATGGTCCAGCCTTGGTCCGGGGGGTGGGCCCTCAGGTCTCAGCTCACTCCACGTCAGTCTTTCtacaggaaaaaaacacaaaacaaggtGGTGAATCTGATGAATGATGTACATGAAAAAGCTAATTGCTTTGAAAACTATTTCAATGAAATATTATGAATACAAAACTGTTATATAAATGTTAACACAGACAATATGGCTGTATAGAGTATCTACATTGCCTTAGAATGCTCATTACTAGGACATCCCTAATCAAAATCCAGTGAGAAAATGGGTATAAAAaacatgttaagtgcctttcctaagggcacaacattcAGCCTGCTAGGGATTTGAACCCTGAGCCTTCAAATCCTATtgcaacaaccctaaccacaagactaCCACCATAGTCCATACAACACTCACCAGTGTTGAGGACATGCATGGAGTCCAGAGCTCCCTCCTGGTTCATACCCCCAAACATGTACACCAGAGAACCATGCACCACAGCTGTGTGCGCCGCCCGGGCGGTGGGGACCGGACCCTTTGGCTTCAACCGCTTCCATTTCTTTGTGTCTGTTGAAAAAAcagaatgtttgtaattttgatTCACTGGAAAGAGATATGATGGTTAATGCCATTTGAAATGCTTGTCTTTGtcataaactacattttgtacctgggGCTTTTGTATGCTAAGTTTTTAATTGTATAAGATGCCTTTCTAGAATAATAGTAGTGCATACTATCAGAACGTCTGACTCTTAGAGTCAGAGAGACTAGAGAATAACTTAATTCTAAACTGACTACAACAGAAATACGATAACTTGTGTGTAACTATGTAAGAATGTAAGACCACAAATTAGTTTCAACTTTTAACATATTCAACATTGTCAAGGGGAAAAGGAGATTGTATTTGAAATCATATCAGTCAACAGAAAATGCATATTAACTAGTAGAAAAGATGTACAtgcaataataaaaaaactaaaactatTAAATAGAGTTTGAAAAATCATTCAGTCCAAGGACTTGATACAAATCTAGAACTCACCCAGATTGAGAACGTACAAGTCGTCATAGAACGTGACCCCTGACATGCCCCCGTGTACGTACAGCTTGTTGCCGACGGCAACCATCACATGACCATGGCGTGGTTTGGGCGGCTTGCCCTCCATCTGGGGCTGGCTCCAGGTCAGGGTTGCTAGGGAACCagatgtaaacaacaaacagttGAATTCTGCATCACAAAATGTTTGATCAACTAGTCTACATGCTTGAGTATACTTAAATATGACATTTAGTTCACATGAGAatgatttcttggttctcgtATTTTAAAAGAGGCAGTGCTTGATGAAATATTCACATGACAACAGAGTTTGAGGGGCAAGTCGGTACTTTGGTGCACTCTGTTGTCATGATTAGAGAATGTCTAATGTTTTCTGTAGGTAAAGCAgaatctctgattggctgacagctggttagaggccatgTTGAAACTTTTTAAGTTCTGTTAAACATAGCCTCCACAAGGTATattgtatttatctatttatttgtcCATTTATTTGTTAGTGTAGCTGTATACATGCATGGTGTAGGCCACAGGCGAGGCTCTGAGTATACACTACGAGAATAAATCATCACACACCTGCATCAAAGACATGGAGTTTCCTGTCTTCTATGGGCTCGGCCCCCGTcttgccccctccccacacgtACAGCCTGTCCCCCCGGTGGGATGTATAGTGACAGGTGCGTGGGGAGGGCGGGGTGCCCTGCACATCAGCTGTGGTCCAGGTACCTGTCCCTGTAACCAAGCAGAATACAATGTTACTATGGCAACATGGCAATGAGATAGCACAGATATGTTCAACTGTGGCCCAGGTACCCATCTCTGTACTAGTACCAAGAAAAGGTACAATCATCAATACATAGGAGAAAGTTGCTAAAGCAGGAATTAGgatactgtaaatttgtttattttggctGGGACAGGAAAGGAGGTTCTTGTAGAGTTTTCAGTTTCTGTTGAAAAAATTCTTGAGTAAAATActataaatgtatttaagtttgcagggatttgattttgcggaAGTGGGGAAAAAGTGGACTGTAGCTAGTACACACCTGTATCTAGCACCTGGATGTTGTTAAGGTTGCAGCCCTGCTCTGCCCCTCCGAACACGAACACCTTGCTTGGCTGGCTTTCAGGTGTGAAGCAGGTGTGTTCATACCTGGCCGTCAGCCCCGCCCAGTCCGGCTTCTCCCATGTGTACTTGTCTGATGATGGGAGTGAACAATGTATGTTAAtacttcgatgaaggttagacaatcAGGTGATAAGGCCACCCAattcatttgttgcttctcagattttttcaggtTTGAACAATGTATGTTATTTGTTGGTTAGCAGTatcatgaatttttttatacAAGTTTGTGCCTGGAGGCTATTTGCAAGTATATGGTAGACACATATGTAGGGTGCatgcatttgtacatgttgcatGAAACAACTAGAGTTGTACCTCAGTTTGGAGAGTAATTTCTTTATCATGGGCCACATGACTTTTTCTGGTCATGTTTATCAGGAGTTCTATTTTATACCATTTTCTCTATCTGCGAGACATTAAGAAAACGATACCCATataatagaaagcctgataaaaacacctaaaaaaacgttaaaaaacaactggggcctaacctttgcttggagagtataacaGAAACAGGGATATGCACTGCCCGATACACCATTTGGTGTGGGAAGGTCACTTCTTAACTCTTGTAAAACTCTAAACATAAGATCTAGACCACCATACCAACTGTCATCCATTTAAAAACTTACCTAAGTCCAGCACAAAAGTATCAGCAAACGGCCCGCTGGGGTTGGCACCTCCGACCAGCACCACCCTCCCACTGCCCCCCACCCTGGGGAGGTACGTACAGGTGTGCCCCACCGTCAGGCTGGGCCCACCACCCCCTGGGGATAGGACATACCACATCCCCGGGGCAGGGGGGTCCGTCAGGGGCAGCTCCAGTATGGGGTGGAGCTCCATGCTTTTTCtctggaaaaaaagaaacaaagtcaatgaaggttagacatccaggtaataagtaAGATAGGCtgaatagcagttactcaagcaactggattctAGTACATGAACTTTGAAGCCAATTCCTTACTAGTAAGTAAATGCCACTTGGCACACAAAAACAAAGGACAATtggtcaggaaaacaaacttTAGGTTATAATTAAGGTATAATCACATGAAACGTAAGATTGATTTGACATATTCATAGTGAATCTATTTTTGCAGATTTGGCAATGACAGTGTCACAATCAAACTGCCAATCATGATATAAGTACTGTACATATGTAGCCCTCCCTCCTCCAAAGACTTCAAGGGCACTTGCCATTAAATTTGTTTGCCTCTGATCTTTGCACTTAGGACTTGTAGCCTTCATGTGATCTaaatggcaaacaaacaagtctgTTTCagtgtttgaaaagaaaaccaaGGTCATCCAAAAAACCATCAACAACAATACTGCTTGCCAGGTACGGTACCCAAGTCTAACAGGTGGTCTAACTTGAGAGAACCCAAGACACCATGGGTGCTGACTACAGGGTTTTTGCTGCAACTTTTCTGACAGTGGTCCTGAGTGTTTCTGCCTACAAACCTGTTATACTTCTACATGGCATCTTTGAGCCAGCATCTTCAATGAACGCACTCCAAGACCTGGTTACAAAGGTATGGTTTTTCActtgtattcattcattctctcaTTCCATTTTTGTCAACCGATTTGCTGCTTTGTTTATCACACCAAGtacattgtttttaattttctacCTTGACCACCATTGATGTCAATGGACCCACATTGTTTGTACATAAACATGTACCTACACTCGGCTACAGTTATACTAATAGAAATAATATTGAATCACCCATAAtgtgacatatatatactatatatataatatagtagTCAGGTAATTTCAACAAAAGGTTCTCAGTCCTTGGTGGTCCTTACCAAGTCTTTTTGATACAGGGTTGTCCTATTACATCTGTGGAACTTTGTAGTCTCTATAGACTGACTACCCTGGTTATTGCTAAGGGAGTTTTGCTACTAGAGGGTGATTGGTCCTCCACAAAGAGGGGAAATGCTAACCTTAGGTTGGACTTACTCCCCCGGCCGATTTCCcaatttttgccaaattctacgatccaCGCACCCCCCCTTGGAAGGCCTGCTGGTGGCTAGGAACTTCAGGGCAGGGGGTCTTATCTCCCTTTACTTACCAGCCAGCTGATATGACTGTTCTCCAGACTTTGTTCTTTGACCCTTTAACTCAGATGCTCCACCTTACTTGTTTGGCAAAGATGTGTCTTATTTTTGTTGAGTGAGCAATGCTGCAAGGTACAGCTTAAAATGATCAAAAACTCTATCTATTTGCCCATAACAATTCCTCAATGTCATTTacgtcaactttttttttacgaatCTTTGATATTTGCAACTTTCCTTTATCACAAataaatgtcatatttttgctGTCCACAACAAAATCAGCATTTTCTCCTAAAAAAGATCATCAATTAccttattactgtaaatgcctaGAACTAGCTAGTAATCGacaagtttgcagggatttaactACATGGTAGGGACAAACTCTCCAGAGCATTTGCGGTGGTTTGAATTTGAAGGTCGCAGTTGAAACAAGGGCAGGCAGAGAACAGAACATGCATTTTCATGGTGGTTCTAATGAAGTTATCGATAAATAGGTCACTGTGGAAACCATGAACAATTTAAACTAACGCAAAAATGTCCATGTTTACAGTAATCCCCCTGCTGCTGGTCATGAGGTGGCCTTTGGTACCAAATTTGTTTTGGTCATGAGGCCAGGTCGTTTGTAAACTGATATCAGACTTCAGAGTCCACTACAGCCAAATTTGAGAGTTGTCCAACATGGCTGCAGATGTCAGGTCACACCCCCTTTTTGTGAGGCACCTACTTGTTGTTCTGTTACTGGTGTGTTCAGCTAGGTACCAAAATGCAGCCGTGTACAAACCGGTGTTGATCATCCATGGTATATTTGATGCTGTAACGGACTTGGACGATTTGCAGACCATGATAGGAaaggtactgtaacagttatgatATCAACCTTAAAGtttgatattttagctttcctACATTGTAAACACAGTAGTAGTATTTTTGCTGTccacaaaaaaaagaagaagaaaaaaaaatacaattcagCATCTTCCCTAAAAAAAGATCAACCAATAACTAATTTCTACCTGGTAAGGTGCCCTGGCCTAGCAGTGGACTAAACTAACTTGAGTGGCCTTTGGCATCAAATAAATTTATTTGGGTCAAGCAGACCGAAGGTGTTCAGTGGACTAAGATGAGACATTCAGAGTTCACTACAGCCAAATTGACCAACTGACCAACATGCCAGCTGGGAGTTCCAGCTTTCATCCCTCTGTGAGGCAACTACTTGTTGTTCTGATACTGATGTGTTCAGCGCCGTGCCAAAATGCAGCAGCGTACAAACCCGTGTTGCTTATCCACGGTTTATCAGAGCGCGCAGCGGATATGGAAGGTTTTCAGGACCTGATAGGAAAGGTAATCTCAGAATAATTATCTACAGATTACCTACTAGTAACCGACTAACTTTGTTTCTGCTAACTTTGACATTTCGATTTTCCTTCATCCAGTATTTTTGCTGTccacacaaaaatattgtacaatttAGCAGCATCTTCCACTTCAAAA
Proteins encoded in this window:
- the LOC118420910 gene encoding rab9 effector protein with kelch motifs-like; protein product: MELHPILELPLTDPPAPGMWYVLSPGGGGPSLTVGHTCTYLPRVGGSGRVVLVGGANPSGPFADTFVLDLDKYTWEKPDWAGLTARYEHTCFTPESQPSKVFVFGGAEQGCNLNNIQVLDTGTGTWTTADVQGTPPSPRTCHYTSHRGDRLYVWGGGKTGAEPIEDRKLHVFDAATLTWSQPQMEGKPPKPRHGHVMVAVGNKLYVHGGMSGVTFYDDLYVLNLDTKKWKRLKPKGPVPTARAAHTAVVHGSLVYMFGGMNQEGALDSMHVLNTERLTWSELRPEGPPPGPRLDHGACIIHLSVGGTGSSGSGAPKNSGEGTASLTHCASGQDSEEQNTGPENEAGDAKQTETMASETMATETVATETVATEPSVPPSANSSQSENADSEELVPSAEEASSKPTILDVTEQFLPEEAAPKVTAAAQGRAAASGSEEHAGIGPVHDGKVTMLLVYGGMDTQGIIHEDCLVMRIA